The window GCTGGGTACCGCCGGCGACCGGTTCGGCAGCACCGACAACGCGCTCACCATCCTGCGGCTGGCGTCGGTCATCGGCGTCGTCAGCGTCGGCATGACGTTCGTCATCGCCGGCGGCGGGATCGACCTGTCCGTGGGCGCCATCGTCGCGCTCGCCTCGGTCTGGTCGACGACGCTCGCCACCCAGAACATGGCCCGCGACTCGACGTTCCTGGTGATGGTGTTCGTGGCGCTCGCGGTCGGCGCCGTGTGCGGACTGGTCAACGGCATCCTGGTCGCCTACGGCGGGATCGTGCCGTTCATCGCGACGCTGGCGATGCTGGCATCGGCCCGCGGCCTCGCCGAGGAGATCTCGAACCGGCAGACGCAGGTGGTGCGGGTCCAGGGTTTCCGGAACTTCTTCCGCGCCGAGCCGGGCGGCATCCCGGTGCTGGTCATCATGTTCGCGCTCGTCGCGCTGGTCGGTTGGGTGGTGCTGAACCGGACCACGTTCGGCCGGCGCACGTTCGCGGTCGGCGGCAACCCCGAGGCGGCCCGGCTCGCGGGCATCAACGTGCGGCGCCAGACCCTGTGGCTCTACACGCTGCTCGGGTTCTGCTGCGGCATCGCCGCCGTCATGATCACGGCGCGGACGACGTCCGGCACGTCCACCCATGGCCTGCTCTACGAGCTGGACGCGATCGCCGCCGTGGTCATCGGCGGCACCCTGCTCTCCGGCGGGCGCGGCACGATCGTCGGCACGGTCCTCGGCGTGCTGATCTTCACCACGGTCAGCAACATCTTCACCCTGAACAACCTGACGACCTCCACCCAGGCCCTGGCCAAGGGCCTGATCATCGTGGCCGCCGTGCTCCTGCAGAAACGGCTGGCCCGGGAGTCCAGGCGGACGTGACGGCCACACAGACGCAGTGGCCACACAGACGCAGTGGCCGCACACCAGAACAGCCGCACAACGGGACAGAGGAGCAGGACATGGCACAACTGCGCGGCACATCGCTCGGTCGGCGGCGGTTTCTCGCCGGCGGCGCGGCCTTAGGCGTGGCGGGCGTCGCGACGCTCGCCGGCTGCACCAGCAACGACGACGACAACCCTGGCGACGCCGCCAACGTCTCGACCGGCGGTGGCGGCGACAACGCCGCGGCCGGCAAGCAGATCACCATCGGGTTCTCCGCCCCGGCCGCCGACCACGGCTGGATCGGCGCGATCACCCGCAACGCCCGCGCCCAGGCCGGCACGCACACCGACGTCACGCTGAAGGCGACCGAGGGCACCAACGACCTCAACCTGCAGATCAGCCAGGTGGAGACCCTCATCAACGAGGGCGTCGACGTGCTGGTGATCCTGCCGCACGACGGCAAGGCGCTGACCGAGGTGGCCCGCAAGGCGATGATCGCCAACATCCCGGTGATCAACCTCGACCGCGTCTTCGACAGCTCGCTGGCCTACCGGACCTGGATCGGCGGCGACAACTACGGCATGGGCGTCGCCGCCGGCAACTACATCGCCGGGCAGCTCAAGGCCAAGGGGGTCAGCAACCCCGTCATCGCCGAGATTCCCGGCATCGACAGTCTGCCGCTCACCCAGCAGCGCAGCCAGGGCTTCAAGGACGCGCTCGCGACCGCCGGTTTCAAGGTCGGCCCGCGGGTGCCCGCCGAGTTCACCGTCGAGTCCGGGGAACGGTCCGCCGCGAACCTGCTGCAGGCCGCGCCGCGCATCGACGCCCTCTGGAACCACGACGACGACCAGGGCATCGGCGTCCTGTCCGCGATCGACTCCGCCGGCCGCGACGAGTTCTTCCTGGTCGGCGGCGCCGGGTCCAAGGACGTCATGGACCTGATCAAGGCAGACGACGGGGTCGTCAAGGCCACCGTCACCTACCCGCCGACGATGGCGTCCTCGGCGATCAACCTGGCCCGCCTCGTCGCGCAGGGCAAGACCCTGTCGGACCTGGTCGAGAACGACGTCCCGTCGTCGATCACCCTCGCCTCCGTGACGGTCACCAAGGACAACGTCGACAGGTATCTCAAGTTCGGCTTCGCGTCCTGACGAAGTTCGGCTTCGCATCCTGACGCCCGGCGCGCCGCCGCCCTGGTGCCCGGCGCGCCGCCGTCCAGCTGCACGGCACGCCGCCGTCCTGACACGCGACGCGCCGCCGGACGAGGCATCCGAGCGACGTCCCTCACCTGGAGAATCTCTCAATGACGGAACGACAGCGGCTGGGCGTCGGGATGGTGGGCTACGCCTTCATGGGCGCCGCCCACTCCCAGGCGTGGCGCTCGGTGAACCGGTTCTTCGACCTCCCGCTGGAGGTCGACCTCGCCGCGGTGTGCGGCCGGGACCAGGAGAAGGTCGCGGCCGCGGCCGCGAAGCTGGGCTGGCGCTCCCACGAGACCGACTGGAAGGCACTGCTGCGCCGCGACGACGTCGACCTGGTCGACATCTGCACCCCCGGCTCCAGCCATGCCGAGATCGCGCTCGCCGCGCTCGCCGCCGGCAAACACGTGCTGTGCGAGAAGCCGCTCGCGAACACCGTCGAGGAGGCGCGGGCGATGGCGGACGCCGCCGAGCGGGCGGCGGCGGCGGGGGTGCGTTCGGCGGTCGGCTTCAACTACCGGAGGATCCCCGCCGCGTCGTTCGCCCGCGAGCTGGTGGCCGCCGGCCGGCTCGGCACCCTGCGCCACGTGCGCGCCGTCTACCTGCAGGACTGGCTGGTCGACCCGGAGTTCCCGCTGGCCTGGCGGCTGCGCCGGGAGATGGCCGGGTCCGGCGCGCTCGGCGACATCGGCGCGCACATCGTCGACCTCACCCAGTTCATCAGCGGCCAGCGGGTCACGGGCGTCTGCGCGCTCACCGAGACCTTCGTGCGGGAGCGGCCGCTGCCGGTGGCGGCGTCCGGCCTGTCTGCCAGCGGGCTGTCGGTCACTGAGCCGGGCGGCAACAGTGAGCAGGGCGGTGGCGGTACCGGAACCGTGACCGTGGATGACGCGGCGCTGTTCCTGGCCCGGCTCGACGGCGGGGCGCTCGCCAGCTACGAGGCGTCCCGGTTCGCGCTCGGCCGCAAGAACGGGCTGCGGATCGAGCTGAACGGCTCCGAGGGCTCGCTGGTCTTCGACCTGGAACGGCTCAACGAGCTGGAGTTCTACGACGGCCGGGTGGACGACGAGGCCGCGGGCTTCACCCGCATCCTGGTCACCGAGCCGAGCCACCCCTACCTCGACGCGTGGTGGCCGCCCGGCCATGCCCTCGGCTACGAGCACTCGTTCACCCACGAGGTCCGCGACCTGGTGGCCGCCATCGCCGCCGGCACGCCGCCGACGCCGAGCTTCACCGACGGCCTGCAGGTGCAGCTCGTCCTCGACGCGGTAGGCCGCAGCGCCGCGGGCGGCTCGTGCTGGACCCCCGTCGAGACATGACCGCGTGAAGAACTGACCGCGCGAGGAACCGGCCGCGTCGAGAACCGACCGCGAGCGAAGGTCACGAAGAAGGCGAGGACAGATCATGGCGCGACCGGTCACCCTGTTCACCGGCCAGTGGGCGGACCTGCCGTTCGAGGAGGTCGCCCGGCTGGCCGCCGGCTGGGGCTACGACGGGCTGGAGATCGCCTGCTGGGGTGACCATCTGGACGTGCGGCGGGCCGCCGAGGACGACGCCTACGTCCGGTCCCGGCTGGACATCCTGGAGAAGAACGACCTGAAGGTCTGGGCGATCTCCAACCATCTGACCGGGCAGGCGGTCTGCGACGACCCGATCGACGTCCGCCACCGGGACATCGTGCCCGCCAGGGTGTGGGGCGACGGCGACCCGGAAGGCGTGCGGGCCAGGGCCGCCGAGGAGATGGTCGCGACCGCGCACGCCGCGGCGCGCCTCGGGGTGGACACCGTCGTCGGCTTCACCGGGTCGGCGGCGTGGAAGTACGTGGCGATGTTCCCGCCGGTGTCACAGGAGCTGGTCGACGCCGGCTACCGCGACTTCGCCGACCGGTGGAACCCCGTCCTGGACGCGTTCGACGCCGCCGGGGTGCGGTTCGCGCACGAGGTGCACCCGAGCGAGATCGCCTACGACTACTGGACGACGGTGCGGGCGCTGGACGCGATCGGCCGGCGCCCGGCTTTCGGGCTGAACTGGGACCCGAGCCATTTCGTCTGGCAGGACCTCGACCCGGTCGGGTTCATGTGGGACTTCCGCGACCGGATCTACCACGTCGACTGCAAGGACGCGAAGCGCCGGGTCGGCAACGGCCGCAACGGCCGGCTCGGCTCGCACCTGCCCTGGGCGGACCCGCGGCGCGGCTGGGACTTCGTCTCGACCGGCCGCGGCGACGTCCCCTGGGACGACTCGTTCCGGATGCTGAACACGATCGGCTACGACGGTCCGATCTCGATCGAATGGGAGGACGCCGGCATGGACCGGCTGGCCGGCGCCCCGGAGGCGTTGGCGTTCGTCCGCCGCCTCGCCGTCGACCCGCCGTCCGCCGCGTTCGACGCGGCCTTCAGCTCGGGCGGCTGACCGACCGACGGCGTGTCAGGCGGGCGGCCACATCCTCCGTGAGTACTCCCCGTTGAGCGCGCCAGATCGACAGTGCACCCACCACGGCCCGTGCACCCACCACGGCCCGTCCGACTCCTCGAAACGCCACCCGCCCTCCCCAACACCCACACGGCCACGACGACACCACGTCCGAGCATTCCAGCACCCGTGTGGATCGCCGAGTCCGACCGACGCCGCCGAGCCGACGCGTCGTGGCCCAGACACTCCCCATCCACCAACCGACCGGGCCCAGGCGGCGACCTCGACCGGAACGCGTGTCCCGGCCGAGGCGACCGCCCGCGTGCGCCGCCCGCGGGAGCCGTCGTGCTCACCCGCGTCGACATCGTCTTCACGACCATGGCCCGACGACGGCGGCCCGGTCCATGTCCCATGGCGCCGGAAGCCGGTACCTGAAGGTGCGGAGTCATTCCCCAGTTCGTTAGTGGGGAGTGTAGAGCCCCACGCAGCCAATGTGACCTGCTATGTCGATACAGATGCCGATTCCACGGGTCTCCGCCGAAGCGGGAACCGCCGACGGGTCGACTCGAATCGTGCAGGGGATGCTGATGGGCTCATTCCCGAAGCCCGACTGAGAAGACGCGCTCTCCAAAGCCGAGGCAATGATGAAGCGCGCCCAGGACTCCGGCGTATGCGCAATACCCTGCATTTCATGAAGATCAATTCCCGACTGCACTGTCCCCGTCGCCATTGACGTCTCCAATCGAACGGTCCGAATATTTCAGGGATCCCGCCGCCGCGCACCCGGAGTGCGCGGTCCCTCGGGCCGCATTGTCAAGCCGCAAGCCCTTCCAGGCAACATGACGATCATTCGCGAGTCGTGCCCTGACTATTGCCACGCTCACGCACTCCATCAAACCCCCACAGCCCAACGCCGTCGGGAAAGAACGACAGCCAACGGCCCCGGACGATCCCGTCGCGCCGGCCACCGCGGGAACGATTCCATTCGCCGGCACCACCGGGCCGGCCGAGCCGGGTATCCCGTTTTAGGTCCAAGGCCGGTTCTCGGTCGCTAGATCGCCTCCTGAAGCGTGGAGCTCTGCTCGGTGACGACCATCGGGCAGCGTGTACAGGAGTCGATGCCGACCTCGGCCCACCACCGGCACCGGAACCTCAACCGACAGGCTGGTGGAGAGGCGGCTACCGCGGGAACAGCCGCCACGATCCGGCGCGCGAGGTCACATCGATGCCCATCGAAGTTCTGGCACCTCTCTCGCACACACGGGGCCCCGATCCTGAAGACCTCGGAGGGTCGCGCGGGCGCTGCCAGCGCCAGAACATCCGGTGTGACCGGTACCGGCGCGTCGAGATAGGCCAGGCGAGGGGCCGACGTAGAACCTCCCACAACTCCGAAGATGGAGGCACCGGGCATGTCGTGCGGAGCACTGGGGCAATAGAGCTCGCCCTCCAACATGGCACCGAGGTGGCCGGACGAGTCCTCGTTCGGCACCGACTAGCCCTTCCGGGCCGCGCTGTCCGGCTTGCCCTGACCAGCGGAGTACTGCTCTCCGAAGAGATCCTCGGGATACAGGATCAGCCCGAGGACGATCGGTGGCCGATGCGGGACGACAGCGCCCGCACGGGCTTCAACAGCTCGCATGGCACCACGGAGCGCGGCCTCGACCAGGTCGTCCACTGATATGCGCTGGGGAGTATCTGGCATGTTTCAATCACCTCGATACATCGGCGTCTCGGCCCGCGCAGAGTACCGACATTGATTCCGCCTCGACCGCACGACCGCCCCGGTCGGAGGGTTTTGTTTAAACCGGACACGCATACCTATGGGCACTCACCGCACCGATCCGACTCACGTTCAAAGGACCGTGAATGCCCGTCTCGGGGGCCGCCGGATTCCGGTTCCCTCCGGATGCGACCGCGCTCATGATCCGGTCGTGCCCGCGGCTCGCCTGGTCGAACTGAGATTCCGAAGATCTACTCATCGGACGAGGGACCGCCATCGACCGCTTGACGGTCCACCGCCGGTCGCGGCGCGCTGCCTCACCGGTCGTCGACGCGACCTGGATCCGATCCGCCATTCGTTCATGCCAGACCACCGTCCACCTGGCAGAACGCACCGACGCAACGATGCCCAGAATTCAGCGCAGCCGGAGTCGTCACGTCCCTCCCGACCGCGATCTCCGCATTTCGGTGGCGTTCGGACTCGGCCCGCCACCAGCCCAGCCGGTGTCAGTCGGTGAGCATCCTGATGCCGAAGTAGAGGCAGAACGGGCCGGCCGTGAAGTAGACGGGAAGCAGGAACATCGCTGACAGGACCGCGCCGAACCAGTCCGTCCTGGTCACCCAGGTCGGATCGCCTGGTCGGTACACCACCCTGACCTTGGCGCCGATTCCAGGAAAGGACGTGTCCGGGCTGCGCAGCGCGGCGGCGCGGACCTGCTCGCCGGCCCGGGTCGTGTAGTCGACGATCGGGGTGTAGATCGAGCCGCCGTCATCGCTGTCGCGTTCGATCACCTCGAAGTCGACGATGGTGGCGAGAGCGGTGTGCCCGGCGAACCGCAGCCAGAGCCGCTGGAGGATCTGGCGGAGCGTGAAGAGGCCGAGCGAGAGGAACAGCGCTCCGGCGAACACCATGCTGATGGTCGCCAGCGTCGCGATCGTCCCGACACTCATCGACCCGCGCTGGTTCGACCTGCCCGTGCACCACAGCGGCTCACGTACCAATCATCCTGTTTTGTTACCGCCCTGGCGACGTCCATTCCCCGACAGGGCCATTTCCCTGGAGGCCCGGTCCGGAGGGAAATCGGGCGCCACCGCGGGGTTCTCGACGCCAGACCCACCCTAGATTCACCTATTGAACCTAGATGGTAGGGTGCGGCCATGACGATCGCGGATCCGTCCACGTCGCCCTCGTCGGAGTCGGTGCCACCGGCACCGGAACCGGATCGGCCGGTGAGCCCGCCGCCGGCCTACGGCGCCTGGGGAGAGCCACGGCACAAGACCGTCAGCTGGCATGACCCGCTGGCGACGGCCGCGCGCGCCGCGACCATGAGTGGTCTGGAGTTCCTGCGCGCGATGCAGAACGGCGAGGTCCCGCCGCCGCCCATCGCCGCGATGTTCGGCTTCCGGCCCGTGGGCGTCGAGCCAGGAGACGTCCGGTTCGCGTGCGTCCCGGACGAGTCCGCCTACAACCCGATCGGGGTCGTGCACGGTGGGCTCGTCTGCACCCTGCTCGACACCGCCGCGGCCTGCGCGGTGCATTCCACGCTGCCGGCCGGCGTCGGCTACACCTCGATCGAGATCAAGGTGAACTACCTGCGCCCGGTGCGGGTCGAGCCGGGGACGCCGGCGGAGCTGATCACGCACGGCTGGGTCACCAAGCCGGGGCGACGGGTGGCCTTCGCGGAGGGCGACGTCCGCGACGGGGCCGGCCGGGTCGTCGCGACCGCGAGCACGACCTGCCTGGTCTTCCCCATCGCGTAACGGCGAGCCCGGGCCCCGGGTCTTCGAGGTCGCCCGATGGCCGGGCTCGCCGCCATGAGCGGGCGTCCGCGGCGGCGGCACCATACGCGCGGCGGCCATCCTCCGGGCGGGTTGATCCCGGAGAATGGCTGCCGGTCGGCGCGGTCCGGCCGGCGCTGCCGGCCAGGTCACTGGCCGGTCGCCAGGGTCGGTGGACCGGAGGGGCGGGTCAGCCGTTCGTCAGCCCTTGCCGCCCTTGTCCGGGTCTATCTTTTCCAGAATCGGCGGGGCGACCGCCAGGGTGAAGTCCATACCTGCGGAGACGTGGACGGCGCCCGTGAGCCCGGGGACCTGCGCGGGGCCCACGGGATAACCACCGACAGGGCCATGACCCAGCTGACCGTCGCTGTTGGAGCCCGAGGTCCACACGGTTCCGTCGGAGGACCGCGCCGCCGTGTGGTAATTGCGGTTTGACACCTCGGTCATGGTGGCGGGCAGGCCCTCGACCGGCCGCGGGATGGAGCCGTCGTGGTGCAACCCCAGCTCGTTGTGCTGGTTACAGCCCCAGCCGATCACCTGGCCCTGCTTGCCGTCGTGAGACGAGATGACCAAAGTGTTGGCGTCCCCAGTGGTGATCTTGATGACGTTCTCGACCCGCGGGATCCGCACCGGATCGGCATAGACCTGGTTCTGGTCGGTGCCTGGTCTCACCAGGCCGCACTCGTTGTTGCCCCAGGCCCAGACGGTGCCGTCGCCACGCACCAGCGCGCTGCTCAACTCGCTCCCGCTGATCTGGACGACGTCGGGGCCGACGCCATGGATCTCCACCGGGCTGTCGAACCATGGCTCGCTGGTGGTACCGGCACCAAGCTGGCCATCGCCGCTCTTGCCGAAGCCCCAGACCGTGCCGTCGTCCTTCAGCACAAGGCTGTGGTTCGCGCCCGCGGCGACCTGCCGGACACCATCCAGATGGGGCACCGGCTCCGGCCAGGACCTGTTGGTGCCCGCGTGCCCGTCGCCGAGCGCCCCGACGCCGTTATAGCCCCACGTCCACACGGTGCCATCGCCGCGGAGTGCCACGACGTGAGCCCGCCCGGTCGCGATCTGAACGACGCCGGTGAGCCCGGGCACCTGGGCCGGCTTGGCACGGGAATATTCCGCCGACCCGGTGCCCAGCTGGCCCCATGAGTTGATGCCCCAGGTCCAGACCGTTCCGTCCACGTCCAGCCCCACGCCGAACCCTTGACCGGCCGAGACGGCGGTCAAGGCAGGCAGGCCGACGGACTGTACAGGGCTGGACCTGTCTTCCTCCGTCCCGTCGCCAAGCTTGCCCTCGTAGTTGTCGCCCCACGCGAGGCCCGTGGGGTCATAGACGGTCGGAGCAGGAGGCCCCGCATGCACCGGTGCCGCCGTCAGCGCCAGGGACATCGCCGTCGTACTCACCACGGCGGCCACCGCCGCCCAGGCACGCCGGCGGGCACCCGGCGAGGCCGCGCCCCGTCCGGCCGGGGCCATACCCGGCCCAGGAACCGCTTCCGGTTCCCCCGATCGAGACTTCATTTCCGCCTCCTCGCGAGACATTCATCAAGGAGACCAACCACCCACGCGTACACGCCGGGGCCGGCCGCCGTCCCGATCTGGGATATCGAGACGAGGGCCAGTGAAACAAAACACCGTGTGAGAAAGCGTGTGAGGAACCCACCTGTCCGCCGACCGACAGGTAGCCGTGAATTCTGGTCAACGGCGACCAGCCAGGCGGAAAGGCACTCCGGTCGTCGGCGAGGACCGGCGACGTTCTCGTTGTCGCCGACGCCGCACCAGAGAAGCGCGGCCGTTTCAAAAGACCGTGCCGGAATGCCGGATCGGATCGTCGGCGCGGATCAAGAATCGTTCTTGGTAGGTCACGACCAGTGCGTCACCGACGAAGTCGTAGCGCCACCCCTCGCCCTGGAGGGTCTTGTCTTCGTCCTCGGAGCCGGCGAACGAGGCAACGATCTCACCCGCTCCTGGGTGACCGGGGTCCTAGGGTCAAAGGAAACGGCCCGCAGGTCCGCGAGAAACGCGGCGTGGCGCGCGGCCTGCTCCCAGGTCGGCCGCCGCACCTGGTGATCATGGTGACCCGCCTGCCTACTCGGCGGGGACCACCTTCAGCTCGACGCGACCGCCGGCGTGGTCATGCACGTCCTCGTGGCCGTGATCGTGGCCGCAGCCGCAGGCGTCGTCATCGTCGGCGAGGGAGTCGGCGAACTGCTCGATGCGCTCGAACAGGTCGTGGGCGGCCGGGATCAGCGAGTAGTACTCATGCATCATGTGATCGGCGAGGAAGATCGCCTGAGATCCGACCTCCTGGCCAACCAGCGCTCGCGCCTCGTCAAGGATCTTCTTGAGCGACGCGCGCTCGGACTCGTCCAGATCGTCGTCATCCTCGAGCGAGCTGACCAGGTCCTCGTCGATCGTGAGGGGGCCGACGTAGGCCCCGGCCGGCGCAAGGTCCTTCGCGGCCTCGAGGAAACCCTGGAGGTCGTCCTCCCAGCTGACGACCGGAAGGTCCTCATCGACCTCCGGCTCATCGGCGACGACGGCAATCCCGAGCGCCCGCAGCGACTCGGTCACCTCCCGCACCTCGACTGCCGTCATCAGTGCTCTCCTCTGCTCGGGCCGGCCAGATGACATCCGGGGCCGCTCACGATCCGTCGTCTCGACGGGACCCTACCGGTCCGCCTCCGCGGGCCAGGACAGGGAGCCACTCCCCCGCGTCGCCCTCCACCGACAGCCCAAGCCCGCGGGCTCAGGCGGTACGCGCGCCGTCCCCGCGTTCCGCGGAGCGCAAAGATGGCCGGCGCGGTTCCCGGCGGCGTTCGCCCAGCTCCAACCCGAAAGATCGCCAGGACCGTACTGGGATCCGAACGCCGGGCCCCGGCCGGTCACTTGATTCCCGTGTTCGCGATCGAGCTGACGAAGTACCGCTGGCCGGCGAGGAACAGCAGCATCACCGGGATCTGGCTCATCAGCGTCGCGGCCATGAGCACCGGCCAGTCCGTGAAATGGGCGCTCTGGAAGGTCGCGAGCCCTATCTGGACGGTCATCACGTCGGATGAGGACGTCACGACGAGCGGCCACAGGAATTCGTTCCAGACCGTCAGGAAGGTCAGCACGGCCACGGTGCTCAGCGGCGGCCCCATCAGGGGCAGCAGAACGCTGCGCAGGATCCGGAGACGGCTGGCGCCGTCGATGAGTGCCGCCTCCTCCAGCTCGACCGGCAGCGTCAGGAAGAACTGCCGCAGCAGGTAGATCCCGAACGGCGTCACCAGGTTCGGGACGATGAGCGCCGGCAGCGTGTTGACGATCCCCAGGTACTTGACGATGAGCAGCGTCGGGATCATCAGAATCTGGAACGGGACCATCAGCGTCGCGAGGATCGCGCCGAAGGCCAGCCGGCTGCCCGGGAAGCGGAGCCGGGCGAACGCGTAGCCGGCGAGGCTGCACAGAACCAGGTTGGTCACCACGCAGGTCACCGACACGATCGCGCTGTTGAGCAGCCAACGGCCGAACGGCGCCTCGGTCCAGGCCTGCGAGAAGTTGTCCCAGTGCAGCGCGTGCGGCACGCCCGGCGGGAACCGGCGGGTCTCCTCCAGCGTCGAGAGCGACGTCCCGAGCATGAAGAGCAGGGGCACGATCATCAGCAGCGACGAGGGAATGAGCACGAGGTGCCAGCCCGAAGGCCGGCGCCACCGGCGTCGTCCTGGCGGCGCGGCGGCCGGCGCGACCGGTTCGGTCACGACCGGCTCCAGCATGACCGGTTCCGTCACGACCGGTTCCGTCATGACCGGCCCCCCGCGGAGACGTCCCGGGTGAGCCGGGTCTGCGCCCAGGTCACCAGCGCGATTATCAGGAACAGCGCGGTGGCCATCGCGGCGGCATAGCCCGCGTGGAAGAGTTCGAACGCCTGCTTGTAGAGGTAGTAGACGACGACGTTGGTCGCGTTCAACGGCCCGCCCCTGGTCGTCACGTAGACCTCGTCGAACAACTGCAGGGCGTTGATCGTGAGCCACACCGCGAGGAACCCGGTGACCGGCCGCAGCAACGGCACCTGGATCCGCCAGAACGCGCCGGCCTTCGAGCAGCCGTCGATCTGGGCGGCCTCGATGACGTCGCCCGGAACGCCCTGCAGGCCCGCGAGGTAGATCAGGGTGCCGAAGCCGACCCAGCCCCAGACGGTCATCGCGACGACGGAGAGCAGCGCGGCATGCGGCGAGGCGAAGAATCCCGACGTCGGCAGTCCCACCTTCGCCAGCAGGGTGTTGATGAGCCCGTACGCCGGGTCCAGGAGCCAGGTGAAGACGACCCCGGTCGCCACCGTCGACGTGACGACGGGAATGAAGAACGCCAGCCGGTAGACCGACATCCCGCGGATCCGCCGGTTCAGCGCGGCCGCGGCCAGCAGGGACAGCAGCAGGGTCACCGGCACGAAGACGGCGGTATAGAGGAGGGTGCGGCGAACCGCCGCGAGAAACACGTCGTCGTGGACCAGGTCACGATAGTTGGCGAAGCCGGCCGACGTCGCCGGTGTCTGCAGGTCGTTGTTCTGGAACGACAACACGAACGACCAGATGACCGGGACCAGCCCGAACAGGCCGATCAGCAGCACGCTGGGCGACACCATCGCCCAGCCGACCAGCCCGTCGCCGAGCGCTCGGCGCCCCGGCCGCTCTCCCCGGCCCAGCCACCCCCCGCGCCCCGGCCGCCGCCGGCGCGCGGGTGCCTCGGCCGGCCCCTTCTCGGCCCGTCCCTGCCCGGGCGGCGGCCGCCCGGGCAGGATCGTGCGCCGCGGGACCCGGGAGCGCGTGGCCGGCGACCCGCGCTTTCCGACGCCGCCGGCGGAGCTCACGGAGCTCACGAGTGGCGGGACAGCGCGGACGCCACCTGCCCCTTGGCGGAGTCGAGGGCCGCCTGCGGCTCGGCCTGCCCGAGGAGCACGGACTGGACCATCTGCCCCACCGCGGTGGACACCTCGGCGTACGAGGGGATGTTCGGGCGGACGTGCTCCACGTTGTCGAGGTTGTCGACGAAGACCTTCTCGCCCGGGTACTTCTGCAGGAACGTCTGGTACTCGGGAAGCTGGGTCTCGGACTTGCGCAGCGGCAGGTCACCGGTCGCGATGGCGAACTTCAGGTGCACCTTCGCCGAGGTGAGCCAGGTGATGAAGTCGAGCGCGA of the Pseudofrankia saprophytica genome contains:
- a CDS encoding carbohydrate ABC transporter permease, encoding MTEPVVTEPVMLEPVVTEPVAPAAAPPGRRRWRRPSGWHLVLIPSSLLMIVPLLFMLGTSLSTLEETRRFPPGVPHALHWDNFSQAWTEAPFGRWLLNSAIVSVTCVVTNLVLCSLAGYAFARLRFPGSRLAFGAILATLMVPFQILMIPTLLIVKYLGIVNTLPALIVPNLVTPFGIYLLRQFFLTLPVELEEAALIDGASRLRILRSVLLPLMGPPLSTVAVLTFLTVWNEFLWPLVVTSSSDVMTVQIGLATFQSAHFTDWPVLMAATLMSQIPVMLLFLAGQRYFVSSIANTGIK
- a CDS encoding carbohydrate ABC transporter permease, whose product is MSSAGGVGKRGSPATRSRVPRRTILPGRPPPGQGRAEKGPAEAPARRRRPGRGGWLGRGERPGRRALGDGLVGWAMVSPSVLLIGLFGLVPVIWSFVLSFQNNDLQTPATSAGFANYRDLVHDDVFLAAVRRTLLYTAVFVPVTLLLSLLAAAALNRRIRGMSVYRLAFFIPVVTSTVATGVVFTWLLDPAYGLINTLLAKVGLPTSGFFASPHAALLSVVAMTVWGWVGFGTLIYLAGLQGVPGDVIEAAQIDGCSKAGAFWRIQVPLLRPVTGFLAVWLTINALQLFDEVYVTTRGGPLNATNVVVYYLYKQAFELFHAGYAAAMATALFLIIALVTWAQTRLTRDVSAGGRS